CTCAACTTGGACATGATCGGCCGGCTTCGAGACGGCGCCCTTTCGCTGCACGGCACGGGCACTTCGCCGGTTTGGCCGCAGCTCCTGGGGCGGCTGTTTGCGAGGCTGGACACAACGGGCCTGCGCATCCGCCTTGTGCCCGGAGGACAAGGGCCAAGCGATCACGCCTCTTTCTACGCCCAGGGCGTGCCCGTTTTACACGCCTTTACGGGCACGCACTCCGACTACCACCGGCCCACGGATCGTCCGGAGCGGATCGATGCCAACGGCGCCCGGCGCGTTCTGGAGCTTTTGGCCTACCTGTTGGACGCCCTAGATACCCTGTCGGTTCGTCCCGCCTTTACGCAGACGACCGACCCGGCCCCGCGACCGGTCGCCACGTTTCGGGTCTCGCTCGGTGTTTTGCCCGATTACGGCTACTCCGGGGAAGGGCTGCGCATTACGGGCGTCACGGAGGGAAGACCGGCGGCGCGCGCCGGGCTTAAGGCCGGGGACGTTATCGTGCGCATTGGCTCCTACACGGTGCGCGACATCTACGACTACATGGAGATCCTGAGCAGGCTCCGGCCTGGGGAGCGCGTGCCGATCGAAGTGCGCCGAAACGGGGAGTTGCTGCGCCTGGAGCTCGCTCTCTAAGAGGGGCCGTAGCCGGAGGGCACAAGGCGCCCTTTCCATTGGACCCTTCCGCGACGGTGCTGACGCCAGGAGTGCAGAGCTAGCACGGCGACTCCAAGGGCGCCTATAGGATGCAAAAGCACGCTATCCGGGGGATGCCGATAGAAGAGAGCGGCGAGTGCGCGCCAAAGCACATTGAGCCCCGCCAGAGCCGCCGCTTCAGGGGAGCCAGCGGCCCATAGCGCATAAGGAGCGACGATCCAGAACAGCACGCCCAGCCCCAAGAGTCCCACCGCCCAAGATCGGTAGCCCAGCAGCCCGAAGAGGTTCTTGCTGAAGCCCTCCCAGACCTCGCGGGCCGACCGGTACATGCGGCCGAAGACCATCCCCCGGCCCGATACGACGATCATGCGCCCGCCGGCTCGCTTCAGGCGACGGGCCAGCACCACGTCCTCCAGCACCTCAGCCCGCACGGCCTCATGTCCGCCGATGCGCTCGTAAGCCTCTCGGCGCCAGGCCATCCATTGCCCATTGGCGGCGGCCAGGGCCGGATGCCGAAACCGGTAGCTTGTCCACAGCGGAAGGACGCTATAGAGCCACACGTCGTGCACCAGGGGCACCCAGAGCCGTTCGGCCCACGTCAGCACGCGCTGCTGCGGAAAGGCGCTCAACAGGTCCACGCGCAGGCGCT
The DNA window shown above is from Bacteroidota bacterium and carries:
- a CDS encoding glycosyltransferase family 2 protein; its protein translation is MLITLYNGLRGPYLTRGPDPERPLRVSVLVPARNEAHNLPRCLEALCRQRYPDFEVLVLDDQSTDETFAIASRWASRDPRFRALRGSPTPAGWTGKNWACWQLAQAATGRILLFTDADTWHHPEALWRTVGWMERLRVDLLSAFPQQRVLTWAERLWVPLVHDVWLYSVLPLWTSYRFRHPALAAANGQWMAWRREAYERIGGHEAVRAEVLEDVVLARRLKRAGGRMIVVSGRGMVFGRMYRSAREVWEGFSKNLFGLLGYRSWAVGLLGLGVLFWIVAPYALWAAGSPEAAALAGLNVLWRALAALFYRHPPDSVLLHPIGALGVAVLALHSWRQHRRGRVQWKGRLVPSGYGPS